From Streptomyces sp. NBC_00683, one genomic window encodes:
- a CDS encoding UvrD-helicase domain-containing protein, translating to MSSRITDPEQLKELLGIPFTPEQTACITAPPAPQVIVAGAGSGKTTVMAARVVWLVGTGQVAPEQVLGLTFTNKAAGELAERVRKALVAAGVTDPDVIDPDNPPGEPSISTYHAFAGRLLTDHGLRIGLEPTTRLLADATRYQLAARVLREAPGPFPALTRSFPTLVSDLLALDAELAEHLVRPEQLAEYDTELLRTLATARLSNAELRKIPEAAEARRELLELTRRYRAAKRSRDLLDFGDQIALSAELTLTRPEVGAILRDEFRVVLLDEYQDTSVAQRLLLAGLFGGSGETAAGHAVTAVGDPCQAIYGWRGASVANLDDFPHHFPHADGTPATRYSLSENRRSGGRLLHLANGLADPLRAMHEGVEALRPAPGAERDGMVRCALLRTHAEEIDWLGDSLAHLVRTGTAPGEIAVLCRTAGDFPLIQAALVARDIPVEVVGLSGLLHLPEVADLVAVCEVLQDPGANASLVRLLIGPRWRIGARDLALLGRRARLLVHRASHGEDDDFDPDRRLAEAVEGIDPAEVISLADALDTFLESGGAEDDGLPFSAEARVRFARLATELRDLRRSLADPLMDVLHRVLGTTGLEVELSASPHALAARRRETLANFLDVAAGFAAVDGEASLLAFLGFLRTAAQYEKGLDNALPGGENTVKVLTAHKSKGLEWDVVAVPGLVTGQFPSGQSRDAWTSQSKVLPHALRGDAATLPVIHSWDAKGLKAFKEEMKEHQHTEELRLGYVTFTRPRSLLLGSGHWWGPSQKKTRGPSAFLEALYEHCAAGYGEIEAWADEPGEDEENPALQEKDTDQAWPLPLDDVSMARRREARDTVLAHLEALAATPVPDVYEEGPALAYEEPPYDEDVEPPYDNGEELYDETDAPYDDPFPDGAPSHDAPPTPQVPAARTPADAELTPEESRTLASWDRDLDALAGELRRARASVRDVLVPASLSATQLLHLADDPESFARELARPMPRPPQPAARRGTRFHAWVESRFEELPLPMLGPDELPGGDDNDTEIADERDLAALKEAFERSVYARRTPYRVETPFQITLAGRVIRGRIDAVYRTGDTYEIVDWKTGHHHTADPLQLAVYRLAWAELHGLPPEAVAATFLYVRTGETVSPARLPGRAELEQLLLDESPPQGR from the coding sequence GTGTCCTCGCGTATCACCGACCCCGAGCAGCTCAAGGAGCTCCTCGGGATCCCCTTCACCCCGGAGCAGACGGCCTGCATCACCGCGCCGCCCGCCCCGCAGGTGATCGTGGCCGGAGCCGGCTCGGGGAAGACCACGGTGATGGCGGCCCGCGTGGTGTGGCTCGTCGGGACCGGACAGGTCGCCCCGGAGCAGGTCCTCGGCCTCACCTTCACGAACAAGGCCGCGGGCGAGCTCGCCGAGCGGGTCCGCAAGGCCCTTGTCGCAGCCGGGGTCACCGACCCGGACGTCATCGACCCGGACAACCCCCCGGGCGAACCCAGCATCTCCACGTACCACGCCTTCGCCGGCCGGCTGCTCACCGATCACGGCCTGCGGATCGGGCTCGAACCCACCACCCGTCTCCTCGCCGACGCCACCCGCTACCAGCTCGCCGCCCGGGTGCTGCGCGAGGCCCCCGGCCCCTTCCCGGCGCTGACCAGGTCCTTCCCCACGCTGGTCAGCGACCTGCTGGCCCTGGACGCCGAGCTCGCCGAACACCTCGTACGCCCCGAACAGCTCGCGGAGTACGACACCGAACTGCTCCGCACGCTCGCAACGGCCAGGCTCAGCAACGCCGAGCTGCGCAAGATCCCCGAGGCGGCCGAGGCCCGCCGCGAGCTCCTCGAACTGACCCGGCGCTACCGGGCGGCCAAACGCAGCCGCGATCTCCTCGACTTCGGCGACCAGATCGCACTCTCCGCCGAGCTGACCCTCACCCGGCCCGAGGTCGGCGCCATCCTGCGCGACGAGTTCCGGGTCGTCCTGCTCGACGAGTACCAGGACACCTCCGTGGCCCAGCGCCTCCTGCTCGCCGGCCTCTTCGGCGGGTCGGGCGAAACCGCGGCCGGCCACGCCGTCACCGCCGTCGGGGACCCGTGCCAGGCGATCTACGGCTGGCGCGGCGCCTCCGTCGCCAACCTCGACGACTTCCCGCACCACTTCCCGCACGCCGACGGCACCCCCGCCACCCGCTACTCCCTCAGCGAGAACCGCCGCAGCGGCGGCCGCCTCCTCCACCTCGCCAACGGCCTCGCCGACCCCCTGCGCGCCATGCACGAGGGCGTGGAGGCCCTGCGGCCCGCGCCCGGTGCCGAGCGGGACGGCATGGTGCGGTGCGCCCTGCTCCGTACCCACGCCGAAGAGATCGACTGGCTCGGCGACTCCCTCGCCCACCTCGTACGGACCGGCACCGCACCCGGGGAGATCGCCGTCCTGTGCCGGACCGCAGGAGACTTCCCCCTGATCCAGGCCGCCCTCGTCGCCCGGGACATCCCGGTCGAGGTCGTCGGGCTGTCCGGGCTGCTGCACCTCCCCGAGGTCGCCGACCTCGTCGCCGTCTGCGAGGTCCTCCAGGACCCCGGGGCCAACGCCTCGCTCGTCCGGCTGCTCATCGGGCCGCGCTGGCGGATCGGCGCCCGGGACCTGGCACTGCTCGGCCGCCGCGCCCGCCTCCTCGTCCACCGTGCCTCCCACGGCGAGGACGACGACTTCGACCCCGACCGCCGTCTCGCCGAAGCGGTCGAAGGCATCGACCCCGCCGAGGTGATCTCGCTCGCCGACGCCCTGGACACCTTCCTGGAGTCCGGAGGGGCCGAGGACGACGGACTGCCGTTCTCGGCCGAGGCACGCGTCCGCTTCGCCCGCCTCGCCACCGAGCTGCGCGACCTGCGCCGCTCACTGGCAGACCCCCTCATGGACGTACTGCACCGCGTCCTCGGCACCACCGGCCTCGAAGTGGAACTCTCCGCGTCGCCGCACGCCCTCGCCGCCCGTCGCCGCGAGACCCTCGCCAACTTCCTGGACGTCGCCGCGGGCTTTGCCGCAGTCGACGGGGAAGCCTCCCTGCTCGCCTTCCTCGGCTTCCTGCGCACCGCCGCGCAGTACGAGAAGGGCCTGGACAACGCCCTGCCCGGCGGGGAGAACACCGTCAAGGTGCTCACCGCGCACAAGTCCAAGGGCCTGGAATGGGACGTCGTCGCCGTGCCGGGGCTGGTCACCGGTCAGTTCCCCAGCGGCCAGTCCCGGGACGCCTGGACCTCGCAGTCCAAGGTGCTGCCGCACGCACTGCGCGGCGACGCGGCCACCCTCCCGGTCATCCACTCCTGGGACGCCAAGGGCCTCAAGGCCTTCAAGGAGGAGATGAAGGAGCACCAGCACACCGAGGAGCTCCGCCTCGGCTACGTCACCTTCACCCGCCCCCGCAGCCTGCTCCTCGGCTCCGGCCACTGGTGGGGCCCGTCCCAGAAGAAGACACGCGGCCCGTCCGCCTTCCTCGAGGCGCTGTACGAGCACTGCGCCGCCGGATACGGCGAGATCGAGGCCTGGGCCGACGAGCCCGGGGAGGACGAGGAGAACCCGGCACTCCAGGAGAAGGACACCGATCAGGCCTGGCCGCTTCCCCTGGACGACGTGTCCATGGCCCGCCGCCGCGAGGCCAGGGACACGGTGCTGGCCCACCTGGAGGCCTTGGCCGCCACTCCCGTACCGGATGTGTACGAGGAGGGCCCCGCCCTGGCGTACGAGGAGCCCCCGTACGACGAGGATGTGGAACCCCCGTACGACAACGGGGAGGAGCTGTACGACGAGACCGACGCACCGTACGACGACCCGTTCCCCGACGGTGCGCCCTCCCACGATGCCCCGCCCACCCCCCAGGTCCCCGCCGCCCGCACCCCCGCGGACGCGGAGCTCACCCCGGAGGAATCGCGCACCCTCGCCTCCTGGGACCGCGATCTCGACGCCCTCGCCGGTGAACTGCGCCGTGCCCGCGCATCCGTGCGGGACGTCCTCGTACCCGCCTCGCTCTCCGCCACCCAGCTCCTGCACCTGGCCGACGACCCCGAGAGCTTCGCGCGGGAACTGGCCCGCCCCATGCCCAGGCCCCCACAGCCCGCCGCCCGCCGGGGGACCCGCTTCCACGCCTGGGTGGAGTCCAGATTCGAGGAGCTGCCGCTGCCCATGCTCGGCCCCGACGAGCTCCCCGGGGGCGACGACAACGACACGGAGATCGCCGACGAACGCGATCTCGCCGCGCTCAAGGAAGCCTTCGAGCGCAGCGTGTACGCCCGGCGCACCCCGTACCGCGTCGAGACCCCCTTCCAGATCACCCTCGCCGGCCGGGTGATCCGGGGCCGGATCGACGCGGTCTACCGCACGGGCGACACCTACGAGATCGTCGACTGGAAGACCGGCCACCACCACACGGCCGACCCCCTCCAGCTCGCCGTCTACCGCCTGGCCTGGGCCGAACTGCACGGCCTTCCGCCCGAAGCGGTCGCCGCGACGTTCCTGTACGTACGCACCGGGGAGACCGTCAGCCCCGCCCGGCTGCCGGGCAGGGCAGAGCTGGAGCAGCTCCTGCTGGACGAGTCACCTCCGCAGGGCCGTTAG
- a CDS encoding WhiB family transcriptional regulator: MQTETHAPSVPPSDTITPPGLTEDSTLTPLTALTALTALDDAIENLGVPVPCRSYDPEVFFAETPADVEYAKSLCRTCPLVEACLAGAKERREPWGVWGGELFVQGVVVARKRPRGRPRKNPVAA; this comes from the coding sequence GTGCAAACCGAGACGCACGCCCCGTCCGTACCGCCTTCCGACACGATCACGCCGCCCGGCCTCACGGAGGACTCCACCTTGACCCCGCTCACCGCGCTCACCGCGCTCACCGCGCTCGACGACGCCATCGAGAACCTCGGCGTACCTGTCCCCTGCCGTTCGTACGACCCGGAGGTCTTCTTCGCCGAGACGCCGGCCGACGTCGAGTACGCCAAGTCCCTCTGCCGGACCTGTCCGCTCGTCGAGGCGTGTCTCGCCGGCGCCAAGGAGCGTCGCGAGCCGTGGGGCGTCTGGGGTGGCGAGCTCTTCGTCCAGGGCGTCGTCGTCGCCCGCAAGCGTCCGCGTGGCCGTCCGCGCAAGAACCCGGTCGCGGCGTGA
- a CDS encoding ATP-dependent DNA helicase UvrD2: MTAATHSTLFPQVPESADAVLDGLDPEQREVALALAGPVCVLAGAGTGKTRAITHRIAYGVRAGILQPTTVLAVTFTNRAAGEMRGRLRQLGATGVQARTFHSAALRQLQYFWPKAVGGALPRLVERKVQLVAEAAARCGVRLDRNELRDTTSEIEWAKVTQTVPADYPAAVAKTQRDAPRDPAELSQIYAMYEQLKRDRSVIDFEDVLLLTVGILQDRHDIAEHVRTQYQHFVVDEYQDVSPLQQRLLDLWLGDRDNLCVVGDASQTIYSFTGATPDHLLNFRTRHPNATVVKLVRDYRSTPQVVHLANGLLSQASGRAAEHRLELVSQREKGPEPSYTEYADEPAEAEGTARRIRDLIAAGVPAGEIAVLYRVNSQSEVYEQALADAGVPYQLRGAERFFDRAEVREAGVALRGAARAGGNDSLLDGAEGLPSEVRAVLSTKGWTSKPPNGSGAVRDRWESLAALVRLAEDFEQAKPGATLSDLVAELDERAAAQHAPTVQGVTLASLHSAKGLEWDAAFLVGLTEGMMPIAYAKTDEQVEEERRLLYVGVTRARFHLSLSWALSRSPGGRGGRRPTRFLNGLRPGSAAFGTRGGAGGGGGIDRGSATGTGSGGSGAAARPRRRGPVLCRVCGKTLTEAGEMKLMRCEDCPSDMDEGLYERLRQWRADRAKEIGQPAYCVFTDKTLMAIAERVPDTEGELVVIAGVGNRKLTRFGADVLDICAGRTLEPEPGAGDDDV, encoded by the coding sequence GTGACAGCAGCAACGCATTCCACCCTTTTCCCGCAGGTTCCCGAGTCCGCGGACGCCGTGCTCGACGGGCTCGACCCGGAGCAGCGCGAGGTCGCGCTGGCCCTCGCCGGACCCGTGTGCGTGCTGGCCGGAGCCGGTACGGGGAAGACGCGAGCCATCACGCATCGCATCGCCTACGGGGTCCGGGCCGGGATTCTCCAGCCGACGACCGTGCTCGCCGTCACCTTCACCAACCGCGCCGCCGGCGAGATGCGGGGCAGGCTCCGCCAGCTCGGCGCGACCGGTGTGCAGGCGCGGACGTTCCACTCCGCCGCCCTGCGCCAGCTCCAGTACTTCTGGCCGAAAGCAGTCGGTGGTGCGCTGCCGCGGCTGGTGGAGCGCAAGGTCCAGCTCGTCGCCGAGGCGGCGGCCCGCTGCGGCGTCCGGCTCGACCGCAACGAGCTGCGCGACACCACGAGCGAGATCGAGTGGGCCAAGGTCACCCAGACCGTGCCCGCCGACTACCCGGCCGCGGTCGCCAAGACCCAGCGCGACGCCCCGCGTGATCCTGCCGAGCTGTCACAGATCTACGCGATGTACGAGCAGCTCAAGCGCGACCGCTCGGTGATCGACTTCGAGGATGTGCTGCTTCTCACCGTCGGCATCCTCCAGGACCGGCACGACATCGCCGAACACGTGCGCACCCAGTACCAGCACTTCGTCGTCGACGAGTACCAGGACGTCAGCCCGCTCCAGCAGCGGCTCCTCGACCTCTGGCTCGGCGACCGGGACAACCTGTGCGTCGTCGGTGACGCCAGCCAGACGATCTACTCCTTCACCGGGGCGACCCCCGACCACCTGCTGAACTTCCGCACCCGCCACCCGAACGCGACGGTGGTCAAGCTGGTGCGGGACTACCGCTCCACCCCGCAGGTCGTCCATCTGGCCAACGGACTGCTGAGCCAGGCCAGCGGCAGGGCGGCCGAGCACCGGCTCGAGCTGGTCTCGCAGCGCGAGAAGGGCCCCGAGCCCTCCTACACGGAGTACGCGGACGAGCCCGCGGAGGCCGAGGGCACCGCCCGGCGGATCCGTGACCTGATCGCCGCGGGTGTCCCGGCCGGCGAGATCGCCGTGCTGTACCGGGTCAATTCCCAGTCCGAGGTCTACGAGCAGGCCCTCGCCGACGCCGGTGTGCCCTACCAGCTGCGCGGCGCGGAGCGCTTCTTCGACCGCGCGGAGGTACGGGAGGCGGGCGTCGCCCTGCGCGGCGCCGCCCGCGCCGGGGGCAACGACTCCTTGCTCGACGGAGCCGAGGGACTGCCCTCCGAGGTGCGGGCCGTGCTCTCCACCAAGGGGTGGACCTCCAAGCCGCCCAACGGTTCGGGTGCGGTCCGGGACCGCTGGGAGTCGCTGGCCGCTCTGGTGCGTCTGGCCGAGGATTTCGAACAGGCCAAGCCGGGAGCGACGCTCTCCGACCTCGTGGCAGAGCTCGACGAACGGGCCGCCGCCCAGCACGCCCCCACGGTCCAGGGCGTCACGCTGGCTTCGCTGCACTCGGCGAAGGGGCTGGAGTGGGACGCCGCCTTCCTGGTCGGGCTCACCGAGGGCATGATGCCGATCGCCTACGCCAAGACCGATGAGCAGGTCGAGGAGGAACGCCGGCTGCTGTACGTCGGTGTCACCCGGGCCCGCTTCCACCTCTCGCTGTCCTGGGCCCTGTCCCGCTCGCCGGGTGGCCGCGGCGGCCGTCGGCCGACCCGATTCCTGAACGGACTGCGGCCCGGATCGGCCGCCTTCGGCACACGGGGCGGCGCGGGGGGCGGCGGAGGCATCGACCGCGGCTCGGCCACGGGCACGGGCAGCGGAGGTTCCGGGGCTGCGGCCCGGCCCAGGCGCCGCGGGCCGGTGCTGTGCCGGGTCTGCGGCAAGACCCTCACCGAAGCCGGCGAGATGAAGCTGATGCGCTGCGAGGACTGCCCGTCGGACATGGACGAGGGGCTGTACGAGCGGCTGAGGCAGTGGCGTGCGGACCGGGCGAAGGAGATCGGCCAGCCCGCGTACTGCGTGTTCACGGACAAGACGCTGATGGCGATCGCCGAGAGGGTGCCGGACACCGAGGGGGAGCTGGTCGTCATCGCCGGTGTCGGCAACCGGAAGCTGACCCGCTTCGGAGCGGATGTGCTCGACATCTGTGCAGGTCGGACGCTGGAACCGGAGCCAGGAGCGGGCGATGACGACGTGTGA
- a CDS encoding ABC1 kinase family protein: protein MSDLPRKAVTRTAKLAALPLGFAGRATWGLGKRIGGKSAEIVAREVQQRTADQLFKVLGELKGGAMKLGQALSVFESALPEDVAGPYRAALTKLQEAAPPMPTRTVHGVLAERLGEDWRELFLEFEDRPSAAASIGQVHRAVWHDGRDVAVKVQYPGAGEALLSDLTQLSRFARLLGPLIPGMDIKPLITELRDRVSEELDYALEAQAQQEHAAEFEDDPDVVIPGVVHQSEQVLVTEWMDGIPLSEVIADGTPDQRDRAGQLLARFLFSGPARTGLLHADPHPGNFRLLPPLGADTEVEAAVDEAADAGSTGGDAGRWRLGVLDFGTVDRLPGGLPRTIGDSLRMTLDGDAEAVYQMLREAGFVKDSIELAPDAVLDYLLPIIEPAQVDEFTFTRSWLRSQAARIADPRSPAHQLGKQMNLPPSYLLIHRVTLSTIGVLCQLGATVRLRDELESWLPGFLLEHEPDRESEDDQVGEDDLEGAYGQEDAAVEARSLS from the coding sequence ATGTCTGATCTTCCCCGGAAGGCGGTCACCCGGACCGCGAAGCTGGCCGCGCTGCCGCTCGGCTTCGCCGGGCGTGCCACGTGGGGCCTGGGCAAGCGGATAGGCGGCAAGTCCGCGGAGATCGTCGCCCGCGAGGTCCAACAGCGCACGGCGGATCAACTCTTCAAGGTCCTCGGCGAGTTGAAGGGCGGTGCCATGAAGCTCGGGCAGGCGCTGTCCGTCTTCGAGTCGGCGCTGCCCGAAGATGTCGCAGGCCCGTACAGGGCGGCACTGACCAAACTGCAGGAGGCCGCTCCGCCGATGCCGACCCGCACCGTCCACGGGGTGCTGGCCGAGCGGCTCGGTGAGGACTGGCGGGAACTGTTCCTCGAATTCGAGGACCGGCCGTCCGCAGCCGCGTCGATCGGGCAGGTGCACCGCGCTGTGTGGCACGACGGACGCGATGTCGCCGTGAAGGTGCAGTATCCGGGCGCGGGGGAGGCGCTGCTCTCGGATCTGACCCAGCTCAGCCGCTTCGCGAGGCTGCTCGGTCCGCTGATTCCCGGGATGGACATCAAACCGCTCATCACGGAACTGCGGGACCGGGTCTCGGAGGAGCTGGACTACGCGCTGGAGGCTCAGGCCCAGCAGGAGCACGCGGCGGAGTTCGAGGACGACCCCGATGTGGTGATCCCCGGAGTGGTGCACCAGTCCGAACAGGTCCTTGTGACCGAGTGGATGGACGGGATCCCTCTGTCGGAAGTGATCGCCGACGGCACTCCGGACCAGAGGGACCGGGCCGGTCAGCTGCTCGCGCGCTTCCTGTTCTCGGGGCCGGCACGCACCGGTCTCCTCCACGCCGACCCCCATCCGGGCAACTTCCGGCTGCTGCCTCCGCTGGGCGCGGACACCGAGGTCGAGGCCGCCGTAGATGAGGCCGCCGATGCCGGCAGCACCGGCGGAGATGCCGGCAGGTGGAGGCTGGGGGTCCTGGACTTCGGAACGGTGGACCGGCTGCCGGGCGGACTGCCGCGGACCATCGGCGACTCGCTGCGGATGACGCTGGACGGTGATGCCGAGGCCGTGTACCAGATGCTCCGTGAGGCGGGGTTCGTCAAGGACTCGATCGAGCTCGCACCGGACGCCGTGCTCGACTATCTCCTCCCGATCATCGAACCGGCGCAGGTGGACGAGTTCACCTTCACCCGCTCCTGGCTGCGCAGTCAGGCCGCCCGCATCGCCGACCCGCGCTCCCCCGCCCACCAGCTGGGCAAGCAGATGAACCTTCCGCCGTCCTACCTGCTGATACACCGCGTCACGCTGAGCACCATCGGTGTGTTGTGCCAGCTCGGCGCCACGGTGCGTCTGCGGGACGAACTGGAGTCCTGGCTGCCGGGATTCCTCCTGGAGCACGAGCCGGATCGGGAGAGCGAGGACGATCAGGTGGGCGAGGACGATCTGGAGGGCGCGTACGGCCAGGAGGACGCAGCGGTCGAGGCCCGGAGCCTTTCCTGA
- the nudC gene encoding NAD(+) diphosphatase — MSTFDNATADRPIGLTAPSGIDRSAHHRLDEAWLAAAWSHPTTRVFVVSGGQALIDDTPDGGTELVMTPSFEAPLTETHRYFLGTDEEGVRYFALQKDSLPGRMDQSARPAGLREAGLLLGARDAGLMVHAVALENWQRLHRFCSRCGERTVIAAAGHIRRCQACGAEHYPRTDPAVIMLVTDDQDRALLGRQVHWPEGRFSTLAGFVEPGESIEQSVAREVFEEAGVTVGEVEYIASQPWPFPSSLMLGFMARATSSEINVDGEEIEEARWFSREDLTAAFESGEVLPPFGISIAARLIELWYGKPLPRPGGAG; from the coding sequence GTGAGCACCTTCGACAACGCCACCGCTGACCGTCCGATCGGCCTCACCGCGCCCAGCGGCATCGACCGCTCCGCGCACCACAGGCTCGACGAGGCCTGGCTCGCCGCGGCCTGGAGCCACCCGACGACCAGAGTCTTCGTCGTATCGGGCGGGCAGGCGCTGATCGACGACACCCCGGACGGCGGCACCGAGCTCGTCATGACCCCGTCCTTCGAGGCGCCGCTCACCGAGACCCACCGCTACTTCCTCGGGACCGACGAGGAGGGTGTGCGCTACTTCGCCCTCCAGAAGGACTCCCTGCCGGGCCGCATGGACCAGTCCGCCCGTCCTGCCGGCCTGCGCGAGGCGGGGCTGCTCCTGGGCGCGCGGGACGCGGGGCTCATGGTGCACGCCGTGGCCCTGGAGAACTGGCAGCGGCTGCACCGCTTCTGCTCACGCTGCGGCGAGCGCACCGTCATCGCGGCAGCCGGCCACATCCGCCGCTGCCAGGCCTGCGGCGCCGAGCACTACCCGCGCACCGACCCCGCGGTGATCATGCTGGTCACCGACGACCAGGACCGGGCCCTGCTGGGCCGCCAGGTGCACTGGCCGGAGGGACGCTTCTCGACGCTCGCGGGCTTCGTCGAGCCGGGCGAGTCGATCGAGCAGTCCGTGGCCCGCGAAGTGTTCGAGGAGGCGGGCGTCACCGTCGGCGAGGTCGAGTACATCGCCAGCCAGCCCTGGCCGTTCCCGTCCAGCCTGATGCTCGGATTCATGGCACGCGCCACCTCCTCGGAGATCAACGTGGACGGCGAGGAGATCGAGGAGGCCCGCTGGTTCTCCCGCGAGGACCTGACGGCCGCCTTCGAGTCGGGCGAGGTCCTGCCCCCGTTCGGGATCTCGATCGCCGCGCGCCTGATCGAGCTCTGGTACGGCAAGCCACTCCCGAGGCCGGGCGGCGCCGGCTGA
- a CDS encoding dipeptidase: protein MSDTPDSAVRTYTEQHRTAFLDDLAEWLRIPSVSAQPEHDGDVRRSAEWLKDKFAQTGFPVTEIWETPGAPAVFAEWPSDDPDAPVVLVYGHHDVQPAAREDGWHTDPFEPVIRDGRMYGRGAADDKGQVFFHTLGVRAHLAATGRTTPAVHLKLLVEGEEESGSPHFRALAEQRAGRLAADVVIVSDTGMWDENTPTVCTGMRGLAECEIELHGPGHDIHSGSFGGAVPNPATAVARLVAALHDTQGRVAVPGFYDGVAELTDTERALFAELPFDEATWLRTAASQATAGEAGYTTLERIWARPTAEVNGIGGGYQGAGSKTVIPSSALVKLSFRLVAGQDPERVQQMVRKWAEEQIPAGIRHRITFAPATRPCLTPLDHPALQAVARAMGRAFGKKILFTREGGSGPAADLQDVLGAPVLFLGISVPSDGWHGPDEKVEIDLLLKGVETAAHLWGELAAAPR, encoded by the coding sequence ATGAGCGACACCCCGGACAGCGCCGTCCGTACGTACACCGAGCAGCACCGCACAGCCTTCCTCGACGACCTCGCCGAGTGGCTGCGCATCCCGTCCGTATCCGCACAGCCGGAGCACGACGGAGACGTACGGCGCAGTGCCGAGTGGCTCAAGGACAAGTTCGCGCAGACCGGATTCCCCGTCACCGAGATCTGGGAGACGCCCGGCGCCCCGGCCGTCTTCGCCGAGTGGCCGTCCGACGACCCGGACGCACCGGTCGTCCTCGTCTACGGCCACCACGACGTGCAGCCCGCGGCCCGCGAGGACGGCTGGCACACCGACCCCTTCGAACCGGTGATCCGCGACGGCAGGATGTACGGACGCGGCGCGGCCGACGACAAGGGCCAGGTGTTCTTCCACACGCTCGGCGTCAGGGCGCACCTCGCGGCAACCGGCCGCACCACCCCCGCCGTGCATCTCAAGCTCCTCGTCGAGGGCGAGGAGGAGTCCGGCTCCCCGCACTTCCGCGCCCTGGCCGAACAGCGTGCGGGCCGCCTCGCCGCCGACGTCGTGATCGTCTCCGACACCGGCATGTGGGACGAGAACACCCCGACCGTCTGCACCGGAATGCGCGGCCTCGCCGAATGCGAGATCGAGCTGCACGGCCCGGGCCACGACATCCACTCCGGATCGTTCGGCGGCGCCGTGCCCAACCCCGCGACCGCCGTGGCCCGCCTCGTCGCCGCGCTCCACGACACCCAGGGACGGGTCGCGGTCCCAGGGTTCTACGACGGCGTGGCCGAACTCACCGACACCGAGCGCGCCCTCTTCGCCGAGCTGCCCTTCGACGAGGCCACCTGGCTGCGCACCGCCGCTTCGCAGGCCACCGCGGGCGAGGCCGGGTACACCACCCTGGAACGCATCTGGGCGCGTCCCACCGCCGAGGTCAACGGCATCGGCGGCGGCTACCAGGGGGCGGGCAGCAAGACGGTCATCCCCTCGTCCGCCCTGGTGAAGCTGAGCTTCCGGCTCGTCGCAGGCCAGGATCCGGAGCGCGTCCAGCAGATGGTCCGCAAGTGGGCCGAGGAACAGATCCCGGCCGGCATCCGCCACCGGATCACCTTCGCCCCCGCCACCCGCCCCTGCCTGACCCCGCTGGACCACCCCGCCCTCCAGGCAGTGGCCCGTGCCATGGGGCGGGCCTTCGGGAAGAAGATCCTCTTCACCCGCGAAGGAGGCTCGGGCCCCGCCGCCGACCTGCAGGACGTGCTCGGCGCACCCGTCCTCTTCCTGGGCATCTCCGTACCGTCCGACGGCTGGCACGGCCCCGACGAGAAGGTCGAGATCGACCTCCTCCTCAAGGGCGTGGAGACCGCCGCCCATCTGTGGGGCGAACTGGCCGCGGCACCACGCTGA
- a CDS encoding mycoredoxin → MPGTVTMYSTTWCGYCRRLKGQMDREGIAYTEVNIEQDPDSAAFVEKANGGNQTVPTVLFPDGSTLTNPSLAQVKQKIGA, encoded by the coding sequence ATGCCGGGCACTGTGACGATGTACAGCACCACGTGGTGCGGCTACTGCCGCCGGCTCAAGGGCCAGATGGACCGCGAAGGCATCGCGTACACCGAGGTCAACATCGAGCAGGACCCGGATTCGGCAGCGTTTGTCGAGAAGGCGAATGGCGGAAACCAGACGGTTCCGACCGTGCTCTTCCCCGACGGTTCGACGCTGACGAACCCCTCGCTGGCCCAGGTCAAGCAGAAGATCGGCGCCTGA